ataccgcacatactaaaacctcctcccgcctactccgaaccggcatccttccccccccccccgctcgcttacctgcgttttacaactttttttttcaatccgatccggcatcccccctgcgaaccagcatcctcccccccccgctcgcatcacccccccttccccgtgatcctacatccccccagaaccaaacatctcttacccgattgggcaccgacaccagcaccaatgcacaggacgtgccagtgccatgcccgaagatcctccctcattggtttgggctgggctgggcggtgcggtgcaggagagatcctccttcttcctgcgccgggctggactaggctttgagcatttgtgcatgctcaaagccttctggtctcgctctctctgagatgctttgagcatgcgcaaatgctcaaagcctagtccagcccggcgcaggaagaaggaggatctctcctgcaccgcaccacccagcccagcccagcccaaaccaacgagggaggatcttcgggcactggcactggcacgtcctgtgcattggtgctggtgccggtgcccaatcgggtaagagatgtttggtgctggggagatgtaggattgcgggggagggggggggtgacgcgagcgggggggggaggatgtcggttcgcaggggggatgccgatcggattgaaaaaaaaagttgtaaaacgcgctcacacgtataatgcgcaaggttatgcacggtttgtaaaatcatgtataacgcgcacgttatatgcgtgaaaatacggtatatagtaATCGATGAAGTAATCAAATCAGAATATAGGTTTGTTTTTGCTAAGATATAAGATATTGCTAAGAAGGTTTTTGTGGATATTAGTTAGGATAAACATTCATTAGTGAAACATTAACAATATCCCTATTGAAATATTCTAATGGTATTAATGTCAAGCGATCGGTAAGTAAGGTATAAAGTACTGTATAGCTATGCTAATGGAGATATAGGCAAGCAGCAATCAAAGTATCAAGTACAATAATTGAGTAAAGGTAACCAAATTTTGTCAAAATTCACAATCATCTTGTTTCTAATTgcaatcattttttcatatttggccGTTAAGCATACGGTATTCCACCAAGTGATTGAAtcaaccttggagtggtctttCTAGGAATGTAGTATATTTTTAATTGCAAGTGAAAGCAGTATATAAAGCAATTTGCATTGATTATCATTTAAGCTGCTATAGTTGTTAAGGTTGCCAAGGTGGCCAGTTAGAATGATTTTTGTGGGGAAATTGGCCCGCATACATAGCAGTCCTATAtttggtgattaaggcaggtcatgacctgttgggccgccgcgggggcggactgctgggcgggatggacctctggtctgacccggcagtggcactgcttatgttcttatgttcttatttgtccgCTGTTAACTTAACTGGCTAGCACTGAATATTCGCTTAGCTATAAGATTTGAGCAGgcatttttaaagaatgactcttAGCAAAATCACATGCAAATACTAATTGAAGCCAATTAACTCCAAAAAATTGGCTGTTGGTGGCCCAATTATTGCTAGTTATCAGCTCGCTATTCAATTAAATAGTTTGTCAAATGTAGAATCTGTAAGATAATGAAAAGGTTAAATGCAGTAACAGAAAGTAAGGAATGCACACTGAAGATATTTTTGTAGTTATTGCTCAGTGAGCTGAATAACTCCTTTTTTGCATATTGCTGCTTCACTCATTAGATAGGGTGAGGGATTTCCTGGTCCATGTATGTTATCCACTCATCTCCTACCTCACACAGCAACTTAGGATTTCTACACGCCACATGTGTCACCCTACATTTCTTCACATTAAAGCTTAACTGCCAAGAACTGATCACTGGGCTATTCCAAAGATCTGCTTGACGTTCTACAAGGACTACCCAAAACTTCTGGGTAAATGTGGGGCAGGGGGGATCATGCCTACTTCCATCTAGttatcatctggtcagtttgggcacaattttgacacttattcattattaaaacagatctagccccacACATCCAATTGTttcattatggcagaaaaatgttttTCACTGTGTCATGGTGTGCTGTCAGTGCTTCATgattacacacacacatatttggatgcttcaatgcatatttaaATGTAGTGGTATACTTTGAACTGGACCCCAGAAGGTTATTTCTAACTGAAAAACGGATTGTGTCTGATCCACATCActacttttttgtttgtttgttttgccgTGTGTTACATAGATTATTGATCTTATACTGATTGCATCTCTTTTATTGGTAAAGTACGTTTGTTATTAAAAACTTTTAGATCAAGTATTTTTTTGTTTCCAGACAAATGTCTAGATCATAAGACCACTCACATCCATGCCTCTAATATTCACtcttgtgattttttaaataagattattcatttattacaacaaataaaaactataagCAAATACAAATCAGTTCCAGAAAACAATAAAATCATACATTAACTATTTCTAGTCCACATTATTAGGACTACTGTTATTACCCAGTGGATGAGCACCTGTAAATAATACATATAGAAGAAAAATTTATAAAGTACATAGTCACCTTATCTGCAGGCAGGATATTAGTTCAACTTCTTTTTAACTCTCCTCTCTTCAAACCTCTAAATTAATCTGGGGTAAATTATCCGATTTAGATTTATCTTGCAAAAATATTTCCAACTGCGATGGATcaacaaaaatgtatttattgttcTCTTATATGACCaagcatttgcatggaaatttcgccttcttgagatttagacaaactgaaTGTGAACAGCATAGATATTCATCTAGACAATAGCTTTTTAAAATAACAAAGTAGAAGGATTTGGTGAGAAAAATATCAACACATACATCTTTATGTCACTTTTGGGAcacctttcttttttgaaaatgaaccccataaaCACCTATGTTAACTTTGTAAATATACACATGCATGAGTCTTTTTGATATCTCATATAGGTACCATGTTATAAAATCACCTCCCACACTATTTACTTATTGTTGAGATATTGCGATCAAATAGTGTGCAGAGTTTTATTAATTCTGGATGAAAAATAGTTCTCAGCTCTTCTGGCTACTTTGCATAAAGCTCCTTTAAGATCCTTATTTCTCAGACTATAAATCAAGGGGTTGACCAGTGGAATTGCAGTTATATACACTACAGTAAGCAGTTTATTAAGATGAATGGAGTCAGCATTGTTGAGTCTCACGTACACAGCAAAAGTGGTCCCATAAAATAATAGAACAACTGTGAGGTGAGaggaacaggtagaaaaggccttTTGTCGTCCCTTAGCAGACTGGAATTTTAACACAGCAGAAATAATGTACACATATGATATAATTGTTAATATGAGTGGGGTTAAACTTAAAAGTGGGCCTTCAATATAATTTATAGTTTCAATTTCATTGGTCTTTGAACATGACAGAATCATCAATGCTGTGATGTCACAGAAGAAATGGTTGATTTCAGTGGAGCTACAGAAAGATGACTGTGATATTATAGTAACATGAGGGACTAGATTCAGAAATGCAATTGTCCATGAAGCAACGGCTAGAATTATGCAGACTTTCTTGTTCATGATGATGGTGTAATGCAAGGGTTTGCAGATGGCAACATAGCGATCATAGGCCATGGCAGTGAGTAGGTTGATCTCTGTATTTGTGCAAACTAAGAACAGGTACATCTGTATCATACACTGCATGAAAGAAATTGTCTTATTCTGTGCTATGAGCACCGCCAACAATTTAGGCACTGTGACAGTCACATAACAGATTTCAAGGAATGACAAGTTAATGAGGAAGAAGAACATAGGACTGTGCAGATGGGGATCAGAGCAAACTGTGATTATAATAATAAGGTTCCCTGTCAAGGACATCAGATAAATAAtcaaaaacataagaaaaaagagGAGCTGTATCTCAGGAAACTCAAAGAACCCCAgaatgatgaattctgtcacttcAGAGTGATTTCTCTTTTCCATTATTCTTTTTCTGACTAGCTATTAGAAtgagaaaacaaaaagaaaattataacAAATAATGTGCATATTATTTCTTTATAATAAGTAATGCAATCACATTATAGAGCTCAgagccagtggtgtacctagcatacgtgacacccggggcccatcattttttgacaccccctcccccttatctgtatgaaaaacatgatttttagtaacaatccacgtcacacaagagtgtacctaggaaaaggcatcatcttacatactgcagtacaTCTTacatacaacatcaatacacccattattaaactaaacaagccagactagtacagataaatcctgcacagtcaatccacTGCTCAAGAAATTTCTAACTATCGGCCTATAGTCAATATCCCTTTCTTAGCTAAACTCACTTGAAAAAATCATCTTCTACCAAATTTCTAGCTTCATCGACAAGACCAAGGCTTTACACCCTAACCAAACAGGATTTCACCAGCCTCATTCAACAGAACTTTCACTTATAGACCTGACCTCAAAGATACTTTACCACTTTGATCATCACCAATCAGTCTTGTTCATCTCACTggacctctcctctgcttttgaTACAGTCGACCATAAACTGCTTTTTGTCAAGCCTCCAAGAAATTGGAATCTCAGATCAGGTTTTCCTCCTTCTTCACTGAAAGATCATCCAAGGTAGTATTCAACAATTCGTCCTCAGAACCCTTTTAAAACAAACACGCATCCCTCAAGTTTCCATCTTATCCCccctccttttcaactttttcatgGCACCCCTTTTAACCCTAGGCCAATCCGTCGGCTTTACAATGTTTGCATACGTGGACAATGCTCAATTACTTCACCCAATTAATCTTAATAACCCAGATGAAGTAACACTCATAAACCAGAAACTAGAGAAAGTCAAATCTTAGCTAGATTCAGATATGTTGGCCCTTAATATGGAAAAGTCCAAATTAATGATGTTCCCTATCAAAGATGGCTTATCAATTCAGGCTTTTCTTAAATTTAACACCTTGCCCATTAAAATTGTTGACTCCTTAAAATGTTTAGGGGTCACAATTGACAGCAAATTTACTTATCATATGCACATCAGTACCATAGTTCAGCACTGTTTTCATCGactaagaatgatcagatctctcGCCAAATTGCTTGAAACTTCCTCTTTAAACACACTAATTCACTCTCTAGTGATATCATGTATCGAGTACTGTAACGCCCTCTTTAaaggcataataaaaaataactAAGGTGCCTCCAAATTgtgcaaaacaccgcaataaaattaatatttaatgctaaaaaatattaCCATGTTTCCCCCCTCTTGTGCAatgcacattggctgccagtcgaacacagaattagttataaaatcctTCTACTTTCCTTCAAGACGTGTCTaagagttccttttactaagctgttctagcgtttttagcgcacactaatcccgcgctacacagaaaatactaacgccaacTCTAtggagactacgacgggaactccccacagccatttcctattggtgatctacatggggcaggagcgtaggaaaatcgctcctgccccgaaagcctgctagaccaccaggtaaggccgggacgccgggggggaggctaaactatggggggttttcttttttcccctccccaaaaaatcacgaatatgtgaaattgcgattgctgaaaccgcgaatggggagggggaagtgtatacaagTCCTATCCCCATCCCTTTACTGTCCtccttttgaattctgtcattgCATTTGTCTCTGTCACCAAATCCTATTTTAAAATTGCCCTCCCTGCATTCAGATAAAAGCACACACATGTTTAGTTTTACATATGGGTGGCATAAATTGAGGGATAAAATACATGAGTTCATCATTTTCAAACCTAAGAactccttttagtaagctgtgaTAAGCCAGACAACATTAGGTGAAAAATGTAGGAGCTCGCAATGATGGTTTTACAGAAAAGACCCACTTTACAACATCTAGTCACAAGGCAGAACTGTTGGGACAGTTACAAAGTGATCTATCTTTTCATGGAAAGCTGACAATCAATGGTGTGGATTTCTGAATTAAATTGACACATAACACAAACTTCTACTCTTTAATGAGAAGCGGTATCGACCAAAATTATAAATGTCTTATCCTAAATGCAGCCCTCATTGTAAAGAGAGTTAAAATATGCTTCAGACAATCTGAAGCTCTACAGAAAACTAGCACTTTTAAAAAGAGCTACAATCTTCAATTATCTACAGTCCAACTGACACTCTAGATAAGGAAAAATAAGATTGTGTTTTTTTAGTTCTGTTATAGGTTTTTGGGGAAAATATATAAATCAGTAGAAATGTCTGCAGATGGTTTTTCCTGGACAAATTTTTGTAAGGAAAATTTAGCCTACTTACTTCTTTAGAAATGGAAACAAAGCATgatctaaaacagtgtttctgTGCACAGTCCAGGTGTACCCCCTTGCCAAATAGGTtgtcaggatagccacaatgaatatgcacgaaaagaaatttgtatataatagaggcagtgtatgtaaatcaatacccccttttactaaattgtgctagcagtttatagcaccgggagctgcactgaatgctccgtgcatctcctgatgctcatagagtttctatgagtgtcgggagtcgTGCgcagcattcagcgcaactcccggcgctaaaaactgctatcacggtttaataaaagagggccctaATATAAGCATATTTATTGTGTCtatattgaaaacctgactatAAGTGGGTACTTCAGGACCGAGTTGAAAAACGCTGATCTAAAATACCCACAGGTTTTATACCTACCCCAGAGTTTTGAAA
The nucleotide sequence above comes from Geotrypetes seraphini chromosome 5, aGeoSer1.1, whole genome shotgun sequence. Encoded proteins:
- the LOC117360345 gene encoding olfactory receptor 5V1-like, which codes for MEKRNHSEVTEFIILGFFEFPEIQLLFFLMFLIIYLMSLTGNLIIIITVCSDPHLHSPMFFFLINLSFLEICYVTVTVPKLLAVLIAQNKTISFMQCMIQMYLFLVCTNTEINLLTAMAYDRYVAICKPLHYTIIMNKKVCIILAVASWTIAFLNLVPHVTIISQSSFCSSTEINHFFCDITALMILSCSKTNEIETINYIEGPLLSLTPLILTIISYVYIISAVLKFQSAKGRQKAFSTCSSHLTVVLLFYGTTFAVYVRLNNADSIHLNKLLTVVYITAIPLVNPLIYSLRNKDLKGALCKVARRAENYFSSRINKTLHTI